The genome window CTATCTACGATACGAGTCCGTGTGCTCGAGTCCTTTTTACTCGTTAGTTTGTCTTTGCTGTCGTTTCAGTAGTGACTAATTAGGCTGAGACTTCGGAGGTCTACTAGACGTTACACTCAGCCAAATGTAGCAGTTTTAGCTCAGAGCCACGGTCTTGGCTTGGTTTGGCTATTTGGCAACATATGGTTGAAAGTTTGGACCTATGTTGTGTATCCTGGGCAGCTTCGGTCATTTGGGTGGCACATAATTAAGCGATAGGCAATTAAACAGTTTGGTCTAGAAGTGGGACAAATTAAGCCAGATATGTCCCGAACTAAATGAGTGCTAACACGTAGCCGCCACGTTGAAATCGGGTGTAGTTCTCAGGGGGCTGGTCAATATTGTTCAGTTTGTATCCCTCATTAAGTCAGGTGTCACCTTCATTCGGCTGatagttgtgtttgttttggtggTGGATGGAGAACGTCAGCTGATTTAAGGTCATGAAAACGACCTGAGAAGAAACTCACCAGTCTGAATACCTTTGCAGGCTGTTAAAATCTGACCTAAGAGAATGAGGCAGTGGGTGGGGTCAGGGCGATGGACAAGGTCAGGGTGGGGTCAAGGTAATGGACAGGGTAAGGGCGGTGGGCATGGTCAGGGCGGTTGGCGGGGTCAGGGCAGTGGATGGGGTCAGGGCAGTGGATGGGGTCAGGGTGATGGACAAGGTCAGGGTGGGGTCAAGGTAATGGACAGGGTAAGGGCGGTGGGCATGGTCAGGGCGGTGGATGAGGTCAGGGAAGTGGGCGGGgtcagggcaatggacgaggtcAGGGTGGGGTCAGGGTGATGGACAGGGTAAGGGCGGTGGGCATGGTCAGGGTGATGGACAGGGTAAGGGCGGTGGATGAGGTCAGGGAAGTGGGCGGAgtcagggcaatggacgaggtcAGGGTGGGGTCAGGGTGATGGACAGGGTAAGGGCGGTGGGCATGgtcagggcaatggacgaggtcAGGGTGATGGACAGGGTAAGGGCGGTGGGCATGGTCAGGGCGGTGGATGAGGTCAGGGAGGTGGGCGGGgtcagggcaatggacgaggtcAGGGTGGGGTCAGGGTGATGGACAGGGTAAGGGCGGTGGGCGGGGTCAGGGTGATGGCAGGGCTAGGGCAGTGGGCGGGGTCAGGGTAGGGTCagggtgatggacaggttaaggGCGGTGGGCATGGTCAGGGCGGTGGATGAGGTCAGGGAGGTGGGCGGGGTCAGGGTGATGGACAGGGTAACGGCGGTGGGCGGGGTCAGGGCGGCAGGTGAGGACAGGTCAGGGGTTATAAGTAGGGTATCCTGGAGGACATGAGATATGATGAGATTATAAGTATAACAAACACACTGAAGGGGTAACTGGGTGGTTATATGATTGACTAAAGCAGGCAGAGATGCAGCAAACTCACGAGCATGTAGCTAAAAGACAATAAATAGAAAAAGTTGATATCTATGTGTTCAGTGCATCAAGCATAAGAATaataacaagaagaagaagaagaagaagaagaagaagagtttgaCATTCCCATACACAGCCTCATGTCAGAGTACTTTGAACACATCACAGAGCTTTACATCCATCAGCAGCTTCATAAGTCCagaggatggagagatggagaagtGGTAAAGAGGCCTGATGGAGGAGTGAGAGGGAAAGACGGGAGGtgtgagaggagagggggaggccaTTAGGAGGAGCCCGTCAAGCCAAGGTAGCTCATGAAGGAGTGTTTAGCTAAGGAGGCGGAGAGGGAGGCGGGGGAGGCGGAGGTGAAGGGGGGAGGCCGGTGttggagagagaggagtgtggtgatggggaggaggggggagaggtgCTCGGACAGCGGCGGGGAGAGCAGAGGCGAGGAGGACGGAGGAGCATGAAGCCTCCTCGGGGGTCCAGCCTTCAGCGAGCGCTGATGGTCTGCGTGTGTGTATGAGCGGTGGGTGTGCACGTCGTGCCGCGTGTCGTGCATCACGTGTGCCGGGTGCTTGACCTTGCAGTGAAGCCGCAGGCTGTCCCGGCGCTTGGCGCTGTAGGGGCAAAGGTCACAGGTGAAAGGCCGCTCCCCCGTGTGCACGCGCACATGCTCCACCAGCTTATTGGCTGTCCGGGTCAGGTGACCGCACCTGTCGCACCGATACTGGTTGCCTTGCCGATGACCCTGGAAGTGAACCTGGAGCTCTTGTTGCCCAGGAAACGACCTCTGGCAGATGCGGCAGCGATGCTCGGCGCTCGCTGGCTGGGTCTCCATGGCAACGACCGtgttggcggcggcggcgggggggctgACATGACATCTGAAGGTGAGAGGAGAGAATGTTGaagcgtctcacacacacacacacacacacacactcacacacacacacacacacacacacacagaaatgcactTACACATGCAatttgtatttgtgtgcatgtgtatgcgcttgtgtgtgtgtttgtgcgtgagtgtgtgtgtgtgtgagtgtgtgtgtgtgtgtgtgtgtgagtgtgtgtgagtgtgtgtgcatgtgtgtgtgtgagtgcatgtgtgtgtgtgtgtgagtgcatgtgtgtgtctgtgcatgtgtgtgagtgtgtgagtgtgtgtgagtgcatgtgtgtgtgtgtgtgtgagtgcatgtgtgtgtgtgagtgcatgtgtgtgtgtgtgtgtgagtgcatgtgtgtgtgtgagtgcatgtgtgtgtgtgtgtgtgagtgcatgtgtgtgtgtgagtgcatgtgtgtgtgtgtgtgtgagtgcatgtgtgtgtgtgtgtgagtgcatgtgtgtgtctgtgcatgtgtgtgagtgtgtgagtgtgtgtgtgtgtgtgtgtgtgtgtgtgcgtgtgtgagtgcgtgtgtgtgtgtgtgtgcatgtgtgtgtgtgtgtgcatgtgtgagtgtgtgtgagtaccTCATCTCCCCACTGACTCCGGTATCTCCAGgaatgtgtgtgtctacatgAGCCCTTATTTCTGCCTCCTGATTGGTTGAGTGGTCACACAAGAAGCAGTGCAGGGAGAAAGAGCTGCACTCCCATTTGCGATGCTCAGTCATGTGACTCTCGAACAGGCCCCGCCCCTCCGTCTCAAATCCGCACACATGACATCTGTGAAGACAgaaagtattgtgtgtgtgtgtgtgtgtgtgtgtgtgtgtgtgtgtgtcatagctAGATTTGAACTTTTTAATATCCTCCATATCTCTTCTGTATTAGTACTCCTGTGGTTGCCATGGTAACAGACATTATAACCCGAAAACTCATCTGCGTGTCGGATCTTTCTTGAGTCTTCTAGTGGTTGAAAAGAAAACAACATTCTACCACAGTACCACCGTTTCTGTGGAGGTGCTGCGGTGTGATGACTGGTGTAGTCCAGGCCCAGCTCGGACAGTGATgctcaacaacacaacacaacacaaacacaacacaaacacaacggaGGATGTACACCGTGAAGTCTGACTGATGAAGACCCCATTTAAACCTTGTTGTACTGGGAGTGCATTTTTGAAACAagcttcctctgtgtgtgtgtgtgtgtgtgtgtgtgtgtgtgtgtgtgtgtgtgtgtgtgtgtgtgtgtgtgtgtgtgtgtgtgtgtgtgtgtgtgtgtgtgtgtgcgttacctGTAGAAGTAAGAGGAACATTTTGTACTGTCTGAAGTGTGGTTGCTTTCTACAACAGAGAGAAAGTTGTGACAAATCTTGTAGAAATAAAGAAATTGTGTATCATTAACACTGCACTGTGTTGCCCATGagcgtgtgcgtgtctgtgtgtgttactgtgttgcatgtgagagtgtgtgtctttgtgtgttacCATGTGCTGGTTGGTTAGGAGGTTCTGGGGAACTGagcagtgaggaagaggagggtgggTCCAGATTAACTTTCAGAACAGGACTACAcacgtacagagagagagagaaagacacacggacacacacggacacacacacacacacacacacacggacacacacacacacacacacacacgtcagtacaGATACTATCGTGTAATGTGTTTCCTGCATGCAGGAGTGCGGAGCAGTCTCACCTGCTCCTGCTGGACGAAGCCGTTCTCTCAACCAGCTGACTGGCTTTACCGAccctctctacacacacacacacacacacacacacacacacacacacacacacacacacacacacacacacacacacacacacacacacacagcaagaaagACAGCAAATGGAGATATGTTAATGAgtacagaagtgtgtgtgtgtgcgtcactaCAGCCATACAAAACAAGTCCTGGTTCACCTGAGAGCTGGTGCAGCAGGGCAGAGGCGAGGTTGACCGACATGTCCTGCCAAAGGACGGCCGTCAGACACTGGTCGGCCATCTTGGGTCCAGGAAGATCGGGCTCCTCCATCTTCACCCGGAACTGCAGCTTGTCAGCCACGTTGGATCCAAAAAAGGCGTGGTCGGCCATCTTGGTGCCAGAATGAAACGGTCCCTCAAGCTCACGCCCTTCACTGTGGAGAGCGCGGTTAGCCATGGCGGCCCCGGGGGGACTCTGACCTTCTAGTTTTAGGCTGAGGACACTGGGGTCCACTCCTCTGGGGTTGGATGGAAGCATCTCCTCTGTCACTGGCCCAGCACGGAGGATGAGGTCAGAGGTCGCCACGTGGTCATCTTCCATtggctcctcctcctctttgACCCGCCTACTGTGGGTGCTTACTTCTTGTCTCTCTGTGATTGACAAGGTAGAAGTGGAGAAAGCTGttagtatgtgtatatgtgtcttTCTCAACATGCAAAAAGACTTGACTgcattcaccacacacacacacacacacacacacacacacacacacacacacacacacacacacacacacacacacacacacacacacacacacacacacacacacacacacacacacaaagacacaggtACCTGCTAGTTTTCGGAGCAGGTCTGAGGCCAGGGTATCCGTTGTGGTGTTCTcgttcagcgtgtgtgtgtgtgtgagtgtgagcgtGGGCGGTTCGGGACTGGCCCCGGGGCCGTCTGGGGAGAGGGCCAGACCCGGCTCCTCCTGCTGCTCCCTCTGCCCGGCCAGCAGGGCCTCTCCCTGGGGCTCCGCATGTACTTCAGTCCCAGGCTTCATCTGGGCCTTGCGGGTGGCCTCTGgagggcagcgggggggggggggggcagacagacagacagacagagagacagagacagacagacagagagacagagagagagagagagagacagagagagagacagacagagagagacagagagagagacagacagacagagagagagacagacagagagacagagagagacagagagacagagagagacagagagagacagagacagagagacagagagacagagacagacagagagacagagagagacagacagagagagacagagagagagacagacagacagagagagagacagacagagagacagagagagacagagagacagagagagacagagagagaca of Lampris incognitus isolate fLamInc1 chromosome 20, fLamInc1.hap2, whole genome shotgun sequence contains these proteins:
- the LOC130130938 gene encoding zinc finger protein 62 homolog, which codes for MEEQVQFLKVKGIPAAYAAQTEDIDDQTVAEATRKAQMKPGTEVHAEPQGEALLAGQREQQEEPGLALSPDGPGASPEPPTLTLTHTHTLNENTTTDTLASDLLRKLAERQEVSTHSRRVKEEEEPMEDDHVATSDLILRAGPVTEEMLPSNPRGVDPSVLSLKLEGQSPPGAAMANRALHSEGRELEGPFHSGTKMADHAFFGSNVADKLQFRVKMEEPDLPGPKMADQCLTAVLWQDMSVNLASALLHQLSASLSELGLDYTSHHTAAPPQKRCHVCGFETEGRGLFESHMTEHRKWECSSFSLHCFLCDHSTNQEAEIRAHVDTHIPGDTGVSGEMRCHVSPPAAAANTVVAMETQPASAEHRCRICQRSFPGQQELQVHFQGHRQGNQYRCDRCGHLTRTANKLVEHVRVHTGERPFTCDLCPYSAKRRDSLRLHCKPLACSC